The genomic DNA TATGTGTATGTCTgaattgtgtgtctgtgtgtgtgtgtgtgtccagtgtgagagagagaaaactgctctttgtccagggatatattcaaaacctgtgagatacacctcccccagccttCCCATAAGACATTCCATATGTTTCCTGAATCCTAATCCCAttttagacttaaagggatatatgtatattgtatattttacaatagctCATTGCCACTTGCAGAttcttgtttttttggggggaaattttGGAGTCACTGTGCCACACTGTTAATAAATGTACGTGTTTTGGGGACAGGATCCGTGTGGGGGCATTCAGTTCAATAATTATATGAGACACTATGGAGACCCCTGAAGGTACAACTGGATGTTGGAGCCCATCCCTTCCATCCTTCTTGCTGGGGGTCACAGCAGCCTTCCTGGGCTATTACTGGATGTGTATCTGTAAGGTAGGTGGCTATGGTCTCTTATATGAGGGTTATGGGTCTTTGTGGCTCTGAAGCACCAGAAAAATTCTAATGATTTCTTATGGGGTCGTTACACAGACGACTGTATATGTGATGTCTAGGCTGGGGGTATATTGATGACTAAGTTATCAGGTATTGCCCTATTTGGTGCAACTAGTTGTGGTGAGGAGCATACTACTAACTGCAGACTCATGGCCACATTTGGCTTCTTGGGCAACTGGGACTTATAGGAAGGGTGTGATTGGCTGCACAACTGTCGCATTCATCTGCCTGATGTCTAGAGTTGACCAAAGGCCACCAGTTATCTAATGTGTAGGGAAAGCAACTGGAAGTCTGAACTCGCACTTCAGTTCAGTTGTAGATGGAGGTATTAGGAAATTTACTCTAGGGCGTGGGGGGGGGTATCAGGTTAAAAGTTAAAGGTTGACTCATGGgtttgtttgctgcagaaaccCACCATTGTGTCCTCCAAAACTCTCCGCTTGCTCTTGGAGCGATATTGCCCAGTTGCCAGTGAGAAGTTCTACCCAACCATCTGGTGCTTTGAAGGGaggatgcagactgcactgtggATCCACTTTGTACGCAAGCCCATCATGTCCTACAGAAAGTAAGTGACTCCAATGATATTGCCCCCAGAGGGCCAAGACTAAACAATGGTTAAAAAATGGGAGACTATCGACATGGATTCACAGAGCAATAAGCTGAATTGTGTCTGAGAATTCTCATAGAGAGAGATTACATGATGGCCGGAGACACTTGAGGTGAaggacaaagtttatttgacataaGTTTTGTGGATTCTGAGCTCAGCAAAAGTCTCAACCTTGAACAAACAAACCACAGGTTTTTATAGTCTTGAACATGGGAACATTATGGGAGTGAAAGGGAGTTACTGGTGGGAGAGCAAtgagatatctcttcacagcacaaaaaaacaaagagcTGCTCTTATAGCCAATCAGGTGGCTCTGCCTTCAAGGCCAGGGAAGTAGTGACCAACGAACTGAatcatccaagtcaggggggctcTAAGGGGGTTTacatacacagaattgtattctctctcAGTCCTCTTCGGGCACCCTTGTATTGGCAGAGGTTACACTGTCTACATTAGAGAGGACTATTACCCAGATGGTCTTGGGTTCCTTGGGCAATTGTTATTATATTAGTGGTGGGCACATATGGAGAGGGTTGTTATATTAGTAATGGGTACATATGGAGAGAGTTGGGTAGGTTTGGGTAGATATAGGGGGGACATTTTACGCTACTACTTGTTCCCCTAGTGAAGTCATTGCGGCCGAGGATGGGGGGCAGCTCTCACTTGACTGGAAGGATAATGAGGAAAGCTCTCAGTTCCCTGATGGGGCCACTCGTCCAATTGCTATTATTCTGCCTGGTCTGAATGGCAACAGCCAAAAAATCTACATACTGAACCTTGTGAAGACGGCCATGGAGGCGGGATACAGGTGAGATGGAGGCGGGATACAGGTAAGATACAGGCAGGATACAGGAGAGATAGAGGAGGGATATAGGTAATGTGGAGGCAGGATACAGGTGAAATAGAGGCGGGCTATATATAGGATGCAGGCAGGATACAGGAGAGATGGAGGCGGGACACAGGTGAGATGTAGGTGGGATACAGGTGAGATGGAGGTGGGATACAGGTGAGATGCAGGCAGGATACAGGTGAGATGGAGGTTGGATACAGGTGATATGCAGGCAGGATACAGGTGAGATGGCAGGTGAATTCAGGGCTTCCTTGTGTTTATGtccatataattatattaaataacgCCAAGTGTTAGGAGGCAAAGGAGGTCCCTgtgccatagagcttacaatataTGTGGGAGGGAAACTTACAAGCGCATATGGAAAGGTTATTGGTGTATTAAATTGAAAGACCCCCTTCCTGTGTTACTCAACTGTTTGTCTCTCTGCAGAGCTGTTGTGATAAATAATCGTGGCTTTGGTGGAGAGCAAGTCCTGGTGAGTCCCACCCACTT from Xenopus laevis strain J_2021 chromosome 5S, Xenopus_laevis_v10.1, whole genome shotgun sequence includes the following:
- the abhd1.S gene encoding abhydrolase domain containing 1 S homeolog isoform X1, translating into METPEGTTGCWSPSLPSFLLGVTAAFLGYYWMCICKKPTIVSSKTLRLLLERYCPVASEKFYPTIWCFEGRMQTALWIHFVRKPIMSYRNEVIAAEDGGQLSLDWKDNEESSQFPDGATRPIAIILPGLNGNSQKIYILNLVKTAMEAGYRAVVINNRGFGGEQVLTPKTLCVGYTLDMRTVVCHLRRMFPEAPLVAVGSSLGAVILLNYLADYGASSHLQAAVSLSPLWNLFQSDVSLSEPLNHWLLHKTIIQGVKKTMRRRRLSGNTMSATPHPPTTTSPVMNIIIKQVQTIDSGRFGPLCSVSAHWTIPSPPAMQFHWLRCRPIPVLLC